One region of Primulina tabacum isolate GXHZ01 chromosome 1, ASM2559414v2, whole genome shotgun sequence genomic DNA includes:
- the LOC142544258 gene encoding uncharacterized protein LOC142544258 isoform X1 — MYQRYQDAMTSVQTYGKPDIMLTMTCNPNWNEMKNQLLPGQSPQDRPDLITRIFRSKFEEFEKDIVDRGVLGKVRSYSYVIEYQKRGLPHVHMLVIFENNDKLCTPDNFDSIVRAEIPLQTEEPNLHKAVVHHMIHGPYGSINPNCPCMVNGKCKKNFPKTFVEYTSLGNDSYPLYRRREGGQVSIPNNDDFFIDNGLVVPYNLWLLLKYDCHINVEVCGGIKCVKYIYKYIHKGPDRVALELRNRQNCDEIQQYVDGRWICAPESLWRIFSFEFSRMYPSVIRLQLHTPNQHLIYFDPQQRVSDLLADDDNLKTMLTEFFKINCDPDLTGKYLYLEFPQYYTWIKSEKNGFVEDATIKWLEEYMLCRHLKVRGFIFVSF; from the coding sequence ATGTACCAACGGTATCAAGATGCCATGACTTCGGTACAAACATATGGAAAACCAGATATAATGCTTACAATGACATGCAATCCGAATTGGAATGAGATGAAAAATCAACTACTTCCTGGGCAATCACCTCAAGACCGTCCAGATTTGATTACAAGGATATTTCGGTCAAAATTTGAGGAATTTGAGAAAGACATTGTGGATAGAGGGGTTTTAGGTAAGGTCCGCTCTTATTCGTACGTCATTGAGTATCAGAAAAGAGGGCTTCCTCATGTTCATATGTTGgtcatatttgaaaataatgaCAAGTTGTGTACTCCCGACAACTTTGACTCAATTGTGCGTGCTGAAATACCTTTACAAACAGAAGAACCCAACTTACACAAAGCAGTTGTCCACCATATGATACATGGGCCCTATGGATCGATAAATCCTAATTGTCCATGCATGGTAAATGGTAAATGCAAGAAGAACTTTCCAAAGACATTTGTGGAATACACATCTCTAGGAAATGATTCATACCCTTTGTATCGAAGACGTGAAGGTGGCCAAGTATCAATTCCCAATAATGACGATTTTTTCATTGATAATGGTTTGGTTGTCCCTTACAATCTCTggcttttattaaaatatgattgtcaTATTAATGTTGAAGTATGTGGAGGAATTAAGTGTGTCAAGTACATATACAAGTACATCCATAAAGGTCCTGATCGGGTCGCACTAGAGTTACGAAATCGACAAAATTGTGATGAAATCCAACAGTACGTGGATGGAAGGTGGATTTGTGCGCCAGAATCATTGTGGCGAATTTTCTCATTTGAGTTCAGTAGGATGTATCCTTCAGTCATTAGGTTACAACTACATACACCAAACCAacatttgatttattttgaCCCCCAACAACGAGTAAGTGATCTACTTGCAGATGATGACAACTTGAAGACTATGCTTAcagaatttttcaaaataaattgtgATCCTGACTTGACTGGAAAGTATTTATATCTAGAATTTCCACAATATTACACATGGATAAAATCTGAAAAAAATGGATTCGTCGAAGACGCAACAATAAAGTGGTTGGAAGAGTATATGTTGTGTCGCCATCTGAAGGTTAGAGGTTTTATCTTCGTATCCTTTTAA
- the LOC142544258 gene encoding uncharacterized protein LOC142544258 isoform X2: MGVNIDESLTTGTHGIYTFRAQGSIYHSIGSLLPNENCRPRYMQMWIVDTDHDIDNRLHENPELRRELLLKIQNILHQHNPFVHVFRQIGKCEDIPNFRLIIRQQKPNKHQYNLLTTSQVAAVIVDNECQETLSSRYITIQGIGGNLISIQDVVGYYDPLQFPLLLPYCTYGWDLNSRNINGTRLTCLNYYAYMLQIRENSPSLILRGGRLLQQYVVENYVKIETKRLRWIRSNQRDIRS; this comes from the exons ATGGGAGTCAATATAGATGAGTCCTTAACAACCGGTACACATGGAATTTACACATTTCGTGCCCAGGGATCAATATATCACTCTATTGGAAGTCTTCTACCAAATGAGAATTGTAGGCCACGGTACATGCAGATGTGGATTGTAGACACAGATCATGATATAGACAATAGACTTCATGAAAATCCAGAACTAAGGCGAGAATTGCTGCTTAAGATACAAAACATTCTTCATCAACACAATCCATTTGTGCACGTGTTTCGACAAATTGGCAAATGTGAAGATATACCTAATTTTAGGCTCATCATCAGGCAACAAAAACCTAATAAACATCAATATAATTTACTAACAACATCTCAAGTTGCAGCCGTCATTGTTGACAACGAGTGTCAAGAAACTTTGAGCAGTCGATATATTACTATACAAGGAATCGGTGGAAATCTTATCAGCATTCAAGATGTAGTTGGCTATTATGATCCTTTACAATTTCCCCTCCTTTTGCCATATTGTACATATGGTTGGGACTTAAATAGCCGAAATATCAACGGTACCCGATTAACATGCTTAAATTACTATGCATATATGCTACAG ATACGAGAAAATTCACCATCTTTGATTCTTAGAGGAGGTCGTCTACTTCAACAATATGTGGTTGAAAATTATGTAAAGATTGAAACAAAAAGACTACGATGGATACGTTCAAATCAACGTGATATACGTTCATAA